Proteins encoded within one genomic window of Ammonifex degensii KC4:
- a CDS encoding O-antigen ligase family protein: MASAISSWWQGSLLFRLQNFLGRAWQSSRLARFLAARPFWEGKTPLVLASLARLVPASWRARWEEGAPPLPWATGSSLLRWSEPRAYYLLLALAAYPIIDYYIRYGQPVGSIAGGWKEAALILGLGLVAAKLLLRGKEAYRPNPIAFPLAVYFAVYTFLFFVRSPDLSIAFEGLRIYLEYALWFWVGFYLLDDERQLHLFSLCLLLFTAVLACHGIWQYINRVPIPPEWVDQAESGITTRAFSLVKSPNILGSLLSLVLPLGVAGFLTTGKPTPRLFYLAVTSALALALIFTFSRGAWFSAGLGLILLGLLSYPPLIWGLAVAAGATPLVFPSVAQRLLYLFSYSYYISSQRGGRIIRWQTALEKLQHHPLVGEGWGRFGGAVAARSIPGSFYVDNFYLKTATEGGLIGLSVFVWLIVVAWRAAYQVVARLEGNHRIWAAAYLGGLSAVLLHNTVENVFETPLMSTFFWLLLGVLLSFPFIVGEEARHQPRV, translated from the coding sequence TTGGCCTCCGCAATTTCTTCCTGGTGGCAGGGGAGCCTGCTTTTCCGGCTGCAGAACTTCCTGGGTCGCGCTTGGCAGAGTAGCCGCCTGGCCCGCTTCCTGGCCGCGCGGCCCTTCTGGGAAGGAAAGACCCCCCTCGTACTGGCCTCCTTGGCCAGGCTGGTGCCCGCCTCTTGGCGGGCCCGCTGGGAAGAGGGAGCACCTCCCCTCCCTTGGGCTACCGGAAGTAGTCTTTTGCGCTGGAGTGAACCGAGAGCCTACTACCTTTTGCTGGCGCTCGCCGCCTACCCCATAATCGACTACTACATCCGCTACGGCCAGCCAGTGGGAAGCATAGCAGGCGGCTGGAAAGAAGCAGCACTTATACTTGGCCTGGGACTGGTGGCGGCCAAGCTCCTCTTGCGCGGCAAAGAAGCTTATCGCCCCAACCCCATAGCCTTTCCCCTGGCCGTCTACTTCGCTGTTTACACCTTTCTTTTCTTCGTCCGCTCCCCCGACCTCAGCATAGCCTTCGAGGGGCTGCGGATTTACCTGGAGTACGCCCTTTGGTTCTGGGTGGGCTTCTACCTCCTCGACGACGAGCGCCAGCTTCACCTTTTCTCCCTATGCCTCCTTCTTTTTACGGCCGTCTTGGCCTGCCACGGCATCTGGCAGTATATAAACCGCGTCCCTATCCCACCGGAGTGGGTCGACCAGGCTGAGAGTGGGATAACGACGCGCGCCTTCTCCTTAGTCAAAAGTCCCAACATACTGGGTTCGCTTTTAAGCCTAGTTCTACCTTTGGGTGTAGCCGGTTTCCTTACTACTGGGAAGCCGACCCCCCGCCTTTTCTACCTGGCTGTAACTTCCGCCTTGGCCCTGGCCCTCATATTCACCTTCTCGCGGGGAGCCTGGTTTAGCGCCGGCCTGGGGCTTATCCTTCTGGGCCTGCTTTCTTATCCCCCGCTCATCTGGGGGCTGGCGGTGGCCGCCGGAGCCACCCCTCTCGTCTTCCCCAGCGTGGCCCAGCGCCTCCTCTACCTCTTCTCCTACAGCTACTACATCTCCAGCCAGCGGGGAGGGCGCATCATCCGCTGGCAGACCGCTCTGGAAAAGTTACAGCACCATCCCCTGGTAGGAGAGGGATGGGGGCGTTTCGGCGGAGCCGTAGCCGCCCGCTCCATCCCCGGCAGTTTCTACGTAGACAACTTCTATCTGAAAACCGCCACCGAGGGCGGTCTTATTGGCCTGAGCGTCTTTGTATGGCTTATCGTGGTCGCCTGGCGGGCCGCCTATCAGGTCGTGGCGCGGTTGGAGGGAAACCACCGCATCTGGGCAGCCGCCTACCTAGGGGGCTTGAGCGCCGTGCTCCTGCACAACACGGTAGAAAATGTGTTTGAAACCCCTCTCATGAGTACCTTCTTCTGGCTCCTGCTAGGAGTGCTTCTCTCCTTTCCCTTTATCGTCGGTGAGGAGGCTCGTCACCAGCCGCGCGTCTAA
- a CDS encoding glycosyltransferase, with the protein MKVLHVIGGGEFGGAEKHILTLFRAFDPREVQMEVVCLFPAPFAELAREAGMRVEVLPMASKFDLRVVRRLRQLLTKGGYDLLHTHGVRANFLGRLAAWPWPGPVVTTVHSRLAQDYPHWWDRKINLLIEKWTSSRTDHFIAVSRFLAESLVQEGIARDKITVVYNGIELPLPSSSSGKSFRATWGVPPDVPLVATVGRLHPVKGHRYFLEAAAEVRRELPEARFAVIGTGPERRELEELAYRLGIEDSVIFTGFLPEVTSCYPEFDLLVLASLMEGFGLVVLEALALGTPVVATRVGGVPEVVREGETGLLVPPADAQALARAIIWMLEHRDRAQEMAARGKEMVAREFSSTRMAKDTLEVYRRVLRERRRRIGQA; encoded by the coding sequence ATGAAGGTTCTCCACGTCATCGGCGGAGGGGAATTCGGCGGTGCCGAGAAGCACATCTTAACCCTCTTTCGGGCCTTTGACCCGCGGGAGGTGCAGATGGAGGTGGTTTGTCTTTTCCCTGCGCCCTTCGCCGAACTGGCTCGGGAAGCAGGCATGCGAGTGGAAGTGCTGCCCATGGCGAGCAAGTTCGACCTGCGGGTAGTCCGGCGGTTGCGGCAGCTCCTGACCAAGGGGGGTTACGATCTCCTGCACACCCACGGCGTCCGGGCCAATTTCTTGGGCCGCTTGGCTGCCTGGCCGTGGCCCGGTCCAGTAGTCACCACTGTCCACAGCCGCCTGGCCCAGGACTATCCCCACTGGTGGGATAGAAAAATCAACTTACTCATTGAGAAGTGGACCAGTTCCCGTACAGACCATTTCATTGCCGTCTCCCGCTTCCTGGCCGAGAGCCTGGTACAAGAAGGAATCGCGCGGGACAAGATAACGGTGGTCTACAACGGTATCGAGCTTCCTCTACCTTCTTCCTCCTCGGGAAAAAGCTTTCGGGCCACCTGGGGTGTGCCCCCGGACGTTCCCCTAGTGGCTACGGTAGGCCGGTTACACCCGGTTAAGGGGCACCGCTATTTCTTAGAGGCGGCGGCCGAGGTGCGGCGCGAGTTACCTGAGGCGCGTTTTGCCGTCATAGGAACGGGGCCGGAGCGCAGGGAGCTGGAGGAGCTGGCTTACCGCCTGGGGATCGAGGACAGCGTGATCTTCACCGGCTTTCTTCCCGAGGTGACTTCTTGTTATCCGGAGTTTGACCTCCTGGTATTAGCTTCCCTCATGGAGGGATTCGGCCTGGTGGTATTAGAGGCTTTGGCCCTGGGGACGCCGGTGGTGGCCACCCGGGTGGGAGGGGTACCAGAGGTAGTGCGCGAGGGAGAGACTGGGCTTTTAGTTCCACCAGCAGATGCCCAGGCTTTAGCCCGGGCCATAATCTGGATGCTCGAGCACCGGGATAGGGCCCAGGAAATGGCGGCTAGAGGCAAGGAAATGGTGGCGCGCGAGTTCTCCTCTACCCGCATGGCCAAAGACACTCTGGAAGTTTACCGGCGCGTCTTGCGCGAAAGGAGGCGAAGGATTGGGCAAGCTTAG
- a CDS encoding UPF0236 family transposase-like protein yields MQTIPNIQPLVGRILLFGEKASRLIVKCRDFYKLEKEVQRQSLEMALEIFAWVLQEIDAHLMDARDKRTWEVVGFRERTLVTSFGELGGFTGISKREKPGFFLTRRRGSSRGGADARRV; encoded by the coding sequence ATGCAAACCATTCCAAACATTCAACCTCTGGTGGGCCGGATCCTTCTTTTCGGAGAGAAAGCAAGCCGGCTGATTGTAAAATGCCGCGACTTTTACAAGCTCGAAAAGGAAGTGCAGAGGCAGTCTTTAGAAATGGCCCTCGAAATTTTCGCCTGGGTTCTGCAAGAGATAGACGCCCATCTTATGGACGCGAGGGACAAACGCACCTGGGAAGTCGTGGGCTTCAGGGAAAGGACCTTAGTCACCAGTTTTGGAGAGCTCGGCGGCTTTACCGGAATAAGCAAACGGGAGAAGCCAGGTTTCTTCTTGACCAGGCGTAGAGGCTCTAGCCGGGGAGGTGCAGATGCACGCCGCGTTTAA
- a CDS encoding helix-turn-helix transcriptional regulator, with translation MKRIADVVAETFGRNCEAVVHDLSKLDQSLIHIAGDVTHRSPGAPITDLVLRVLRQEGDGAKDLVSYKTITRDGRILKSSTVFIRDDKGKIVGAFCINFDITEFLNSLNLIQEFVRFRDADDDRRETFSMSVQEAIDALVNQAVSLIGKQPPSMDTEEKIRLVAYLEERGAFLIRGAVDYVATILGVSKYTIYSYLQKIRSTRGLNTI, from the coding sequence TTGAAGCGCATAGCAGACGTGGTAGCTGAAACCTTCGGGCGTAACTGTGAGGCTGTTGTACACGACTTAAGTAAATTGGATCAGTCGTTGATTCATATCGCAGGTGATGTGACTCATCGCAGTCCTGGAGCTCCGATAACTGATTTAGTGCTCAGAGTTTTGCGGCAAGAGGGAGATGGAGCAAAGGACCTGGTCAGCTATAAAACGATAACTAGGGATGGTAGGATACTTAAATCTTCTACCGTATTTATACGCGACGACAAGGGAAAAATAGTTGGCGCGTTTTGCATTAACTTTGATATTACAGAGTTTCTGAACAGCTTAAACTTAATTCAGGAGTTCGTAAGGTTCCGGGATGCAGACGACGATAGGCGAGAGACTTTTTCTATGTCTGTACAAGAAGCTATTGACGCTCTAGTAAACCAAGCGGTGTCGTTAATAGGTAAGCAACCACCGAGCATGGACACAGAGGAAAAAATACGCTTAGTTGCTTACTTAGAGGAAAGAGGTGCGTTTTTAATCAGGGGTGCTGTCGATTACGTAGCTACTATTTTGGGGGTTTCAAAATATACCATTTACAGCTATTTGCAAAAAATTCGTTCTACACGTGGGCTAAACACTATTTAA
- a CDS encoding threonine synthase translates to MEKSFLSHLECGRCGKEYEPEKPWQLCTCGGPLLARYDLGKIRSSVRKEDLARRAPNLWRYREFLPVRKEENIVTLGEGMTPVLPLRRLGAAIGLPHLYLKDEGIIPTGTFKARGAAVGISRAKELGVKVLAMPTNGNAGGAWATYAARAGIRAVIVMPKDAPVITRNECAISGAELYLVDGLISDAGKIVSRAVAERGWYDASTLKEPYRIEGKKTMGLEIVEQFDWQVPDVILYPTGGGVGIIGIYKALQELQAVGWIGEKMPRLIAVQSSGCAPIVKAWQERKNESEYWENAYTIAFGINVPKALGDFLVLKAIYETNGCAVAVSDEEILAAQRRLAREEGVFACPEGAATLAAAIRLREQGWLHPYERVLLLNTGTGLKYPDTVEVSVPLLEKDQDLPN, encoded by the coding sequence ATGGAGAAAAGCTTTCTGAGTCACCTGGAGTGTGGGCGCTGCGGAAAGGAGTATGAGCCTGAAAAGCCCTGGCAACTCTGTACGTGTGGGGGTCCTCTGTTAGCGAGATACGATCTAGGAAAGATTCGGTCATCTGTAAGAAAAGAAGATCTGGCGCGCCGTGCTCCTAATCTTTGGCGTTATAGAGAGTTTTTGCCTGTAAGAAAGGAAGAGAATATTGTTACTCTGGGAGAGGGAATGACACCTGTTTTGCCCTTGCGCCGGTTGGGAGCCGCAATAGGTTTGCCACACCTATACTTAAAAGACGAAGGAATCATTCCTACCGGCACCTTCAAAGCTCGTGGAGCGGCAGTTGGCATTTCTCGAGCCAAGGAGTTAGGCGTTAAAGTTCTTGCTATGCCTACCAATGGCAATGCAGGTGGAGCGTGGGCTACTTATGCTGCTCGGGCTGGGATCAGAGCTGTAATTGTTATGCCCAAGGATGCTCCAGTCATAACGCGTAATGAATGCGCTATTAGCGGTGCTGAACTTTATCTTGTGGACGGTTTAATTAGTGATGCTGGTAAGATTGTTAGTCGTGCAGTAGCCGAAAGAGGTTGGTACGACGCTTCAACACTTAAGGAACCTTATCGGATCGAAGGTAAGAAAACCATGGGGTTGGAGATTGTTGAACAGTTTGACTGGCAAGTTCCTGACGTGATTCTCTATCCCACTGGTGGAGGGGTAGGTATTATTGGTATCTATAAAGCTTTGCAGGAGTTACAGGCTGTAGGTTGGATTGGGGAAAAGATGCCTCGTTTGATAGCAGTCCAGTCCAGTGGTTGTGCTCCTATTGTAAAGGCTTGGCAAGAACGCAAGAATGAATCCGAATATTGGGAAAATGCCTATACTATTGCTTTTGGTATTAATGTTCCCAAAGCCCTAGGTGATTTTCTTGTCCTTAAGGCAATTTACGAGACTAACGGTTGCGCTGTGGCAGTGAGTGATGAGGAGATTTTGGCTGCTCAGCGAAGGTTAGCGAGGGAGGAAGGAGTTTTTGCGTGTCCTGAGGGAGCTGCCACTCTCGCTGCTGCGATCAGGCTGAGGGAACAAGGGTGGCTGCATCCTTATGAGAGAGTTCTGTTATTGAATACAGGGACGGGCCTAAAGTATCCTGATACTGTGGAGGTCAGCGTGCCTTTGCTGGAGAAAGACCAAGACCTTCCCAATTAG
- a CDS encoding glycosyltransferase has translation MGKLRGLDIVCLAPVDWQFLLTRIQHIMQRLARHNRVLYVNPPATLLSPFKDPAFWPKWRPWGKRYSESPSLTVYQPPVVLPLGSYWQPVAWLNQRWLAPWVRREMRQLKMTRPIIFTYLPGTADLIRLLPHRLVIYDCVDEHGAFKGLIRPEVVWEQEKALLLRADLVFATASGLLERRRPFCRRIYLVPNAADVELFSQALKPETPVPEEIASLPRPRLCFVGAIQEWIDTGFLAGIARLRPNWQLLLIGPIAPGVPLEGLDKLPNVHFLGPRPHEVLPQYLKGCDVCLAPFRPGELTSKVNPLKLYEYLAAGRPVLATPWLDFGELKDLVALAQTPEEAVREVERILAEESEEKAKERLKRAAPHSWEARVSFMEEKIAELL, from the coding sequence TTGGGCAAGCTTAGAGGTCTGGACATCGTTTGCCTGGCTCCGGTGGACTGGCAGTTCTTACTGACGCGCATCCAGCATATCATGCAGCGCCTGGCCCGTCACAACCGCGTTCTGTACGTAAATCCTCCTGCTACCCTTCTCTCCCCTTTCAAAGATCCGGCCTTCTGGCCCAAATGGCGGCCCTGGGGGAAAAGGTACTCCGAGAGTCCTTCTTTGACTGTCTACCAGCCTCCTGTGGTTTTACCCCTGGGAAGCTACTGGCAGCCGGTGGCCTGGCTTAACCAGCGTTGGCTCGCCCCTTGGGTCCGTCGGGAGATGCGCCAGCTTAAGATGACCCGCCCCATCATTTTCACCTATCTACCGGGTACAGCCGATCTTATCCGTCTTCTTCCTCATCGGCTGGTGATCTACGACTGTGTGGATGAGCATGGCGCCTTCAAAGGGCTTATCCGGCCGGAGGTGGTCTGGGAGCAGGAGAAGGCGCTTTTGCTGAGGGCTGACCTGGTCTTCGCCACCGCATCTGGCCTTCTGGAGCGCAGGCGCCCCTTCTGCCGGCGAATTTACTTGGTGCCCAATGCCGCCGACGTAGAACTCTTCTCTCAGGCCTTAAAGCCTGAGACCCCTGTACCGGAAGAGATAGCTTCTTTGCCCCGCCCGCGCCTCTGCTTTGTGGGGGCCATCCAGGAGTGGATAGACACCGGGTTCCTGGCCGGAATTGCCCGGTTGCGCCCTAATTGGCAGCTTCTGCTGATCGGTCCTATCGCCCCCGGTGTTCCGCTGGAGGGACTGGATAAGTTGCCCAATGTGCATTTCCTGGGCCCTCGGCCGCACGAAGTACTTCCCCAGTACCTTAAAGGGTGCGATGTATGCTTGGCTCCCTTCCGACCCGGGGAACTCACGAGCAAGGTGAACCCTCTGAAACTTTACGAGTATCTGGCTGCTGGCCGGCCGGTTCTGGCTACTCCCTGGCTCGATTTCGGGGAGCTTAAGGATCTGGTGGCTTTGGCCCAGACGCCAGAAGAAGCGGTGAGGGAAGTAGAGCGTATCCTGGCGGAGGAAAGCGAGGAGAAGGCGAAGGAGAGGCTAAAACGCGCAGCCCCTCATTCCTGGGAAGCCCGCGTATCCTTCATGGAAGAAAAGATAGCAGAGCTACTTTGA
- a CDS encoding DHA2 family efflux MFS transporter permease subunit has product MVLGTFMGVLDSSIVNVALPHLMALFSATEDQIQWVMTIYLLVGGMVIPAAGFLGDRFGYKKAYLGSVLAFVLASALCGLSWNTTSIIVARAIQALGGGMVIPLSMAYLFRIWPREKIGVATGLWGMTITVAPAIGPTLGGYLVDYVSWHWIFYINLPIGIFTVLWGWLALKETPIQEDLKLDWLGLFLIAGSAFSLLLALSKGQDWGWTSPSIVFLVVGALFGTLLFILWELSVPNPVLDVRLILNPTFMASLVASNLTSVALFVGIFLVPLFCQNIQGYSAMQTGLILMPAALTTAFFMPIAGKLFDTVGAVFPGLLGMGIVAAVTHALIHLTADMPIHHLQILLCIRNAGLALAMMPLMTAGINTIPTARTGQATAIASVTRQVAASFGIALVSYVLTNRTVFHAERLAEEVSLINPLGYHYYTQLKGLVAGMGGGDGLVQTLLSGIVQKQAMVLAMGDAFWVAMWLVFLAFPFIPWLTPRRVKEELKRQEERLKREEVSLGSSSNL; this is encoded by the coding sequence TTGGTACTCGGGACCTTTATGGGGGTTCTCGACTCCAGCATCGTCAACGTGGCTTTGCCCCACCTCATGGCCCTTTTCAGCGCCACGGAAGACCAGATCCAGTGGGTCATGACCATCTATCTACTCGTGGGCGGGATGGTCATACCTGCTGCCGGTTTCCTGGGAGACCGCTTTGGCTACAAGAAGGCTTACCTAGGCAGCGTGCTGGCCTTCGTTTTGGCTTCGGCGCTCTGCGGCCTTTCCTGGAACACCACCTCCATCATCGTGGCCCGGGCTATTCAGGCACTGGGCGGCGGTATGGTTATTCCCTTGAGTATGGCTTATCTTTTCCGCATCTGGCCCCGAGAAAAGATAGGTGTGGCCACCGGACTCTGGGGAATGACCATAACCGTTGCTCCGGCCATTGGCCCCACTTTGGGAGGCTACCTCGTCGACTATGTCTCCTGGCACTGGATCTTCTATATTAACCTTCCCATCGGCATCTTTACCGTTCTCTGGGGATGGCTAGCCCTGAAAGAGACTCCTATTCAGGAGGACTTGAAGCTTGACTGGCTGGGTCTCTTTTTGATTGCAGGTTCGGCTTTTTCCCTGCTTCTGGCTCTGAGCAAGGGGCAGGACTGGGGCTGGACTTCACCCAGCATTGTCTTCCTCGTCGTGGGTGCCCTCTTCGGTACCTTGCTTTTTATCCTTTGGGAGCTAAGCGTGCCCAACCCGGTACTGGACGTGCGGCTGATCTTAAACCCCACCTTCATGGCCAGCTTGGTGGCCAGTAACCTGACTTCCGTTGCCCTTTTTGTCGGGATATTCTTGGTTCCTCTTTTCTGCCAGAATATCCAAGGTTATTCGGCCATGCAGACGGGCCTTATCTTAATGCCAGCAGCTTTGACCACTGCCTTTTTCATGCCGATAGCGGGGAAGCTTTTCGACACAGTAGGGGCGGTCTTCCCCGGTCTTTTGGGTATGGGCATCGTAGCTGCTGTTACCCACGCCCTTATCCACCTGACGGCGGATATGCCCATCCACCATCTGCAGATCTTGCTCTGTATTCGCAACGCCGGGCTGGCTTTGGCCATGATGCCTCTCATGACCGCAGGTATCAACACCATCCCGACAGCACGCACAGGACAAGCTACCGCCATAGCTTCGGTTACCCGTCAGGTGGCTGCCTCCTTCGGCATAGCCCTGGTGAGCTATGTTCTGACCAACCGCACGGTCTTTCACGCGGAGCGTCTGGCAGAAGAAGTGAGTTTGATTAACCCCCTGGGCTACCACTATTACACTCAACTCAAAGGCCTGGTGGCGGGGATGGGTGGAGGCGACGGATTGGTGCAGACCCTGCTTTCGGGGATCGTCCAGAAGCAGGCCATGGTCTTGGCCATGGGGGATGCTTTCTGGGTGGCCATGTGGCTGGTCTTCCTTGCTTTTCCCTTCATCCCCTGGCTTACACCGCGGCGGGTGAAGGAAGAGCTTAAGCGGCAGGAGGAGCGGCTCAAAAGAGAAGAGGTTTCGCTCGGATCTTCGTCGAACCTCTAA
- the csaB gene encoding polysaccharide pyruvyl transferase CsaB yields the protein MPRVLISGYYGFGNCGDEAMLLAIITQLRNMLPGVDIVVLSARPADTAQNFGVKAVPRRHFASVWRELCRADLLLSGGGSLFQDVTSRGNVLYYALLVLGAKLLGKKVCLYGQGIGPLNRFFSRWLVKQVVRLADLVTLRDEGSALELERLGVRRPVYVTADPVLALEMEGNKEQGRELLRQAGVGKGKILGVSLRPWPRVEEAREAVAGLARHLKEEGWQVVLVPFHPDDIPVLSSLREKIGGAALLSPGLSFQEAVGVLSHFTCAVGMRLHFLIFAAMAGVPGVGLSYDPKVDRFMNQVGLPSLPLAPVSAEELLQAVKGLLAEEEEVRLWLRQRVAELSRRAALDARLVTSLLTDDKGKGEKHS from the coding sequence GTGCCCAGGGTGCTAATTTCCGGCTACTACGGTTTCGGCAACTGCGGGGACGAAGCCATGCTCCTGGCCATTATAACCCAGCTCAGAAATATGCTCCCCGGGGTAGATATTGTGGTGCTTTCCGCCCGGCCGGCAGACACGGCGCAAAACTTCGGGGTAAAGGCCGTACCCCGGCGCCATTTTGCTTCCGTCTGGAGGGAGCTCTGCCGGGCCGACCTTTTGCTGAGCGGGGGCGGCAGCCTCTTTCAGGACGTAACCAGCAGAGGTAACGTGCTTTACTACGCTTTGCTCGTTTTGGGAGCCAAGCTTTTGGGCAAAAAGGTTTGCCTTTACGGGCAGGGTATAGGGCCGCTCAACCGTTTCTTCAGCCGCTGGCTGGTAAAGCAGGTGGTGCGATTGGCCGATCTCGTCACCTTGCGCGATGAGGGCTCGGCTCTGGAGTTGGAGAGGCTTGGGGTCAGGCGTCCGGTCTATGTCACCGCCGATCCGGTGCTGGCCTTGGAAATGGAGGGGAATAAAGAGCAGGGAAGGGAGCTACTCCGCCAAGCAGGAGTGGGGAAAGGCAAAATCTTGGGGGTCTCCTTGCGCCCTTGGCCGCGGGTAGAAGAAGCACGGGAAGCGGTGGCGGGCCTGGCCCGGCACCTGAAAGAAGAGGGCTGGCAGGTGGTGCTCGTACCTTTCCATCCCGATGACATCCCGGTTCTCTCCTCTCTGCGGGAAAAGATCGGGGGAGCGGCCCTGCTATCACCCGGGCTTTCTTTCCAGGAAGCCGTGGGGGTTTTGTCTCACTTCACTTGCGCCGTGGGTATGCGGCTTCACTTTCTGATCTTTGCCGCCATGGCCGGGGTGCCCGGGGTGGGCTTGAGCTACGATCCCAAGGTGGACCGCTTCATGAACCAGGTGGGCCTGCCTTCCCTACCTCTGGCTCCCGTTTCGGCCGAGGAGCTACTGCAGGCTGTTAAGGGGCTGCTGGCTGAAGAAGAAGAGGTGCGCTTGTGGCTCCGGCAACGCGTAGCCGAGCTTTCCCGGCGGGCGGCGTTAGACGCGCGGCTGGTGACGAGCCTCCTCACCGACGATAAAGGGAAAGGAGAGAAGCACTCCTAG
- a CDS encoding HlyD family secretion protein, producing the protein MPKPKAAFVAVLLFFLLTIGGIGFYYWYQNAHYVTTEDAYVDGPMWRLGPSVAGKITSVPVKEGDQVEPGQEILRLDNRSLPPGADPDLAIVRSPVKGVVLKVSARPGEVVGAGQPVVLVGDPRQFYITANVDESKIWRVHHGQRVEVRIDALPGRVFEGRIAEINTAVASTFSLIPTRSTSGSFVKVSQRVPVKIYLLDAKGVDLRLGESAEVKIFARE; encoded by the coding sequence ATGCCCAAGCCTAAAGCGGCCTTCGTGGCGGTACTGCTTTTCTTCTTGTTGACCATAGGGGGAATAGGCTTTTATTACTGGTACCAGAATGCCCATTACGTGACCACCGAGGATGCCTATGTGGACGGCCCCATGTGGCGGCTGGGTCCCTCCGTGGCGGGTAAAATAACTTCCGTTCCGGTGAAAGAAGGGGACCAGGTGGAGCCGGGACAAGAAATTTTGCGGTTGGACAACCGTTCCCTGCCTCCCGGGGCTGATCCCGACCTGGCCATCGTGCGCTCCCCGGTGAAGGGAGTGGTGTTAAAAGTAAGTGCCCGCCCGGGGGAAGTGGTAGGGGCGGGGCAGCCAGTTGTCCTGGTGGGGGACCCGCGGCAGTTCTACATCACGGCCAACGTGGATGAAAGCAAGATTTGGCGGGTTCACCATGGCCAGCGGGTGGAGGTTCGCATAGACGCCCTCCCCGGCCGGGTCTTCGAAGGAAGGATAGCGGAAATCAACACCGCGGTGGCTTCTACCTTTTCCCTAATCCCCACCCGCAGCACCAGCGGCAGCTTCGTTAAAGTTTCCCAGCGGGTTCCGGTGAAGATCTACCTGCTAGACGCAAAAGGGGTTGACTTGCGCCTGGGCGAGAGTGCCGAAGTTAAGATTTTCGCGCGGGAGTAG
- a CDS encoding WecB/TagA/CpsF family glycosyltransferase, with amino-acid sequence MGRRVVILGAPVDPVTLEEAVERITSLLRAGGSHQILTLNPEYLFRAQKERDLLEIAWRASLVTADGVGILWAARRLGFPLPERVTGIDLMVALCRRAAAEGLSVYLLGSRPGVAEEAAQRLLQRFPSLKVAGTQHGYFTPAEEPEVLEQVRQARPQFLFVGLGSPRQERWIDRHKEELGVPILMGVGGSFDVLSGRVRRAPPLFQRVGLEWLWRLINEPRRLGRMTSLPRFAWLVWRSGREKSEGIE; translated from the coding sequence ATGGGGCGAAGAGTAGTCATTTTGGGGGCGCCGGTGGATCCGGTAACCCTGGAAGAGGCGGTAGAAAGAATTACTTCGCTTTTGCGAGCAGGGGGAAGCCACCAGATCCTAACCCTCAATCCTGAGTATCTTTTCCGGGCGCAGAAGGAGAGGGATCTTCTGGAGATAGCCTGGAGGGCCAGCTTGGTCACGGCGGACGGCGTGGGAATACTCTGGGCGGCGCGCCGGCTGGGCTTCCCTTTGCCCGAGAGGGTGACGGGGATAGATTTGATGGTGGCTCTTTGCCGGCGGGCAGCGGCGGAGGGCTTAAGCGTTTACCTCCTGGGAAGCAGGCCCGGGGTGGCAGAAGAGGCGGCGCAAAGGCTTCTTCAGCGCTTCCCCTCCCTCAAGGTGGCAGGCACCCAGCACGGTTACTTCACGCCAGCGGAGGAGCCGGAGGTGCTGGAGCAGGTGCGCCAAGCCCGTCCCCAGTTTCTCTTCGTAGGGTTAGGCTCTCCCCGCCAGGAGCGTTGGATAGACCGGCATAAGGAGGAACTGGGAGTGCCGATCCTCATGGGGGTAGGGGGGAGCTTCGACGTCCTGAGCGGGCGCGTCAGGCGAGCTCCGCCTCTTTTTCAGAGGGTGGGGCTGGAGTGGCTGTGGCGCCTGATAAACGAGCCTCGGAGGCTTGGGCGTATGACCTCTTTGCCGCGCTTTGCTTGGCTGGTCTGGCGCTCAGGTAGAGAAAAAAGCGAGGGAATCGAGTAG